The genomic stretch GCAGTGTGCTGCTATACAAATTGTATCAAAAAGCCCTGCCTGATTGCATAGTTTTACAGGTGACATGTCATATTTTTCGTAACATCCATTAACTTCATTTTCTGACTCACTAAGATGTATCATCACACCTGTTTTAAACTCCTGTGCAAGCTGTGCAACTTTTTCTAAAAGCTCATATGAGCATGTATAAATAGAATGCGGTCCAAAAAATACTTTTATCTTGTCACTTGAATAATTATAAATCAGCTCTTTTGTCTCATCAAGTCTAACATCTTCTTTTTCATCTGTCTGAAGCCCTCGTGATAAAACTGCCTTTATACCTGTTTGCTGCACAGCTTTTGCTGTCATATCCTCATGAAAATACATGTCAAAAAACATTGTTGTGCCACTTTTGAGCATCTCTGCAATACCAAGAAGAGAAGAAAAATAAATCATCTCTTTCGTAAGCTTTTCTTCTGCCGGGAAAATCTTTTCAAATAACCACTCATACAAAGGCAAATCATCTGCAAAAGAACGCAAAACTGTCTGACCACAGTGTGTATGGGCATTTATAAGTCCCGGTATGGCTATTAAATCTTTTCCTTCAATGACTTTAACAAAAGCTTGCTCACTAAAGGACAGCTCTATATTTTCTGCTATCCTTGCAATCTTGCCACTCTTTATAAGAATATCACCTTTTAAAACCTCATTTTGCGCATTACAAGTAATAACTGTTGCGTTTTTAATTAATATATCCATTTTACTTACACTTCCCAACTTTCAAGGTATTTTTCCTGCTCAGGTGTAAGCCTGTCTATTTCAATCCCAAGAGACCTCAATTTAACCTCAGCAACAAACCTGTCAATTTCCTCTGGAACATTATATACTTTCTTTTCCAATTGTCTATGATTTTGGACAACGTATATACTCGACAGTGCTTGAATTGCAAACGACATATCCATAATCTCAATTGGGTGCCCGTCTGCTGCTGCAAGGTTGACAAGCCTTCCCTCTGCTATTACAAAAACCTCTTTGCCATTTTCAAGAAGATACCCCTGGATATTTTTTCTTGCCTCGTACTTTTTGACTGCCTTTTTCTCAAGCGTAGCAATATCAATCTCAACATTAAAATGCCCACTGTTGCACAAGATTGCTCCATCTTTCATTTGCAAGATATGTTCATACCTTATTACATCCTTGCACCCTGTTGCAGTAACAAATATATCCCCAATCTTAGCAGCATCTTGCATCTTCATTACCTCAAACCCGTCCATATACGCTTCTAAAGCCTTGATCGGGTCAACCTCGCTAACTATCACTTTTGCACCAAGTCCCTGGGCTCTTTTTGCAATTCCCTTGCCGCAAAAACCATATCCCGCAACAACCACATACTTACCTGCAACTGTTATATTTGTGGTTCTCATTATCCCATCCCAAGTAGACTGACCAGTTCCAATTCGATTGTCAAAAAGATGTTTGCAATAAGCATTGTTGACTGCAATCATAGGGAATTTGAGCTTGCCTTCCCTTTCAAGGGCTCTGAGCCTTATTACCCCTGTTGTTGTCTCTTCACAGCCACCAATTATTCTATCTCCCAAATCTTCTCGCTTGGTATGAAGAAGATACGTCAAATCTCCGCCATCATCAATGATTAGGTCTATATCATTTTCAAGAGTTTTCTCAAGATGACTAAAATATTCGGATGTGTCCACACCTCTTATCGCAAATACTTCAATGCCCTCATGAACAAGAGCGCTTGCAACATCATCCTGAGTAGATAAAGGATTGGACCCTGTAACAAAAACATTGCTACCTAAGTCTTTCAAAAGCAGGGCAAGGTTTGCTGTCTTTGCCTCAAGATGAACAGAAATTGCTATGTTCAAGCCTTTAAGCGGTTTTTTGTCTTCATATTCTTTTCTTATCTGATTTAAGATAGGCATAAACCTTCTTGCCCAGTTAATTTTTTTGAGCCCATCTTCCCACAAAGAATAATCTTTGATAATTGACAACAGCATCACACCCTTTTTTGATTTTATAGTTATTTTACTTATCTATTTTTCTCCAAATCTTTGAACTTTGTATGTTTGTCCAAGAAAAGAAGCTCAATTGTACCAGTGGGTCCATTTCTGTGCTTTGCAATTATAAGCTCTGCTATGTGTTTTTTGTCAGTGTCAGGATTGTAATACTCATCCCTGTACAAAAACGCAACAATGTCAGCATCCTGCTCGATTGCTCCACTTTCGCGAAGGTCAGAGAGAATCGGTCTGTGGTCAGCCCTTGTTTCAGGTGCACGGGATAGCTGTGAAAGAGCAAGTACTGGGACATTTAGTTCTCTTGCCAAGGCTTTTAATGACCTTGAAATCTCAGCAATCTCCTGCTGTTTGCTTTCAAACCTGCCACGAGCAGTCATAAGCTGCAAATAGTCAACCATCACAAGACCAAGCCCTTTTTCTTTGAGCTTGAGCCTTCTACACTTTGCCCTCATCTCGCTAACTGTTATGGCAGGCGTGTCGTCAATATAAATTGGAGCGTTTGATAAAAGTGCTAAAGCCTTTGCAAACTTTTTCCACTCTTCATCCTCTAAGTTGCCAGTTCTAAGCTTGTGGCTGTCTATCATTGCTTCTGAGCAAATCATACGGGTTACAAGCTGTTCCTTTGACATCTCAAGACTGAAAATAGCAACAGGCACGCCAGCTCTCAAAGCTGCGTGCTGGACAATGTTTAGCGCAAAACTTGTCTTGCCCATTGCAGGTCTTGCTGCAATAAGTATCAGGTCTGATGGCTGAAGACCTGCTGTCATTCTGTCAAACTCAGCAAATCCTGTGGGAACACCTATTATATGTGATTTTCTGAGGTATAGTTCTTCTATCTTGTTGTATGTTTCAATTAAAATCTCTTTTAAATGAGAAAAATCTTTTGAATTCTTGTGAGAAATCACATTGAAGATTGTCTTTTCAGCAAAATCAACAATGTCTTCAACTCTTTCTGTCTGGCTCTTACACTTTTCAATAATCTTCATTGAAGAGTTTATGAGC from Caldicellulosiruptor kronotskyensis 2002 encodes the following:
- a CDS encoding amidohydrolase; the encoded protein is MDILIKNATVITCNAQNEVLKGDILIKSGKIARIAENIELSFSEQAFVKVIEGKDLIAIPGLINAHTHCGQTVLRSFADDLPLYEWLFEKIFPAEEKLTKEMIYFSSLLGIAEMLKSGTTMFFDMYFHEDMTAKAVQQTGIKAVLSRGLQTDEKEDVRLDETKELIYNYSSDKIKVFFGPHSIYTCSYELLEKVAQLAQEFKTGVMIHLSESENEVNGCYEKYDMSPVKLCNQAGLFDTICIAAHCVYVDDEDIEIMAEKNVSCVYNPTSNLKLGNGFAPVQNMIKSGVNVAIGTDSAASNNNLNMLEEMHIASLLEKGMYRLSDILNAQQILKMATVNAAIAAGIKKTGVLQEGFCADIVLLKANDFNMLPCYNPISNVVYSSNPSNVYATIVDGQILYMNGKLFTLDEEALVKEVKSIEKFLKESV
- the dnaB gene encoding replicative DNA helicase, whose protein sequence is MEPDIVQNQGQMPESREAEEAVVGAMLLSREVISDVAEILTEEDFATPQLKEIFAAIMDLFEEGKPVDVITVAERLRERGTFDGVGGSEYLTSLVINTPTTANATYYAKIVEEKSLLRKLINSSMKIIEKCKSQTERVEDIVDFAEKTIFNVISHKNSKDFSHLKEILIETYNKIEELYLRKSHIIGVPTGFAEFDRMTAGLQPSDLILIAARPAMGKTSFALNIVQHAALRAGVPVAIFSLEMSKEQLVTRMICSEAMIDSHKLRTGNLEDEEWKKFAKALALLSNAPIYIDDTPAITVSEMRAKCRRLKLKEKGLGLVMVDYLQLMTARGRFESKQQEIAEISRSLKALARELNVPVLALSQLSRAPETRADHRPILSDLRESGAIEQDADIVAFLYRDEYYNPDTDKKHIAELIIAKHRNGPTGTIELLFLDKHTKFKDLEKNR
- a CDS encoding adenosylhomocysteinase produces the protein MLLSIIKDYSLWEDGLKKINWARRFMPILNQIRKEYEDKKPLKGLNIAISVHLEAKTANLALLLKDLGSNVFVTGSNPLSTQDDVASALVHEGIEVFAIRGVDTSEYFSHLEKTLENDIDLIIDDGGDLTYLLHTKREDLGDRIIGGCEETTTGVIRLRALEREGKLKFPMIAVNNAYCKHLFDNRIGTGQSTWDGIMRTTNITVAGKYVVVAGYGFCGKGIAKRAQGLGAKVIVSEVDPIKALEAYMDGFEVMKMQDAAKIGDIFVTATGCKDVIRYEHILQMKDGAILCNSGHFNVEIDIATLEKKAVKKYEARKNIQGYLLENGKEVFVIAEGRLVNLAAADGHPIEIMDMSFAIQALSSIYVVQNHRQLEKKVYNVPEEIDRFVAEVKLRSLGIEIDRLTPEQEKYLESWEV